A single genomic interval of Chitinophaga sp. 180180018-3 harbors:
- a CDS encoding efflux RND transporter permease subunit has protein sequence MMKFLVDRPVGVLLSYLSLVLLGIAAYLYLPVSLMPNLDIPTITVRIKQAEASANDIEQHITSPLRERLRQLSGLEDINSVTQEGSAQLQLQFTHGTNIHLSFIEVNEQIDLSMNDLPRDAARPQVIKASSTDIPAFFCNIRLAAESDPTAFGRLCDLAEKVIKKRIEQLPEVAMTDITGLNKQRILIVPDENKLRTLNIQPGNIQQLLQENNLQLGNIMVKDGQYQYYLHFSSNLYSSDDAANIPVNIKGRLIQLKDLGDIRIQDIPPTGGFYAGSQQAVNLAVIKQPGARMADLQHDFRILINVMRKDYPDLRFEIAQDQSTLLDYAISNLQQDLLLGGTLAIVLVLLFIRKVRLALLIGLVIPVSLVLCQLLFYCFHVSLNIISLNGLILGLGMIIDNSIVVIDNITQYIDEGMPLRNACVIGTSEVAKPLFTSLLTNCSIFLPLIFLSGMAGALFYEQAISMTTGIFVSMIVSLTLLPVLYRLVKRTPVIPSGRSAVDRDGYLDRLYEKGLHLAMKLPRTMLIGNLLMVIAAVIAFNKMSWERFPDLDAHNVELRVNWNEPLSYEENNARIKAMMDQLSKNISLYNCWIGQQQYMINRNYDMDATQALVYIETTEARQLKEIKREVSNYFHEHYISADFRFTPAATPLEQLFGQQQAPLVLQLYHNGNRQMPDIASSTTMVGEINRLAPTVKIPPPALRKNLKVHINYELLALYNIQPAAIMNTLSSKLKAKQIDEIQGSAAMIPVVIGTDSAITPDELLSDLFVYNGSGKSFPVKSFVSITDEYDYKYITGGAQGLYYPIDVSTPDPGKELRLLRPLIKKYPPPTLEVKGSYFYNQQLVRELGFILLISVLLLYFILAAQFESLLQPVIILVELPLDMAGAVLLLYVTGSSINLMSMIGLIVMCGIIINDSILKIDAINQLVNSGVALDSAIHTAGKKRLHSIVMITLTTTGTLLPTLFMRDPGSLLQQPLVIALIGGMIPGMFVSLLVIPMLYRFFYLRKNRHHITLKKINIPDEVASL, from the coding sequence ATGATGAAATTCTTAGTTGACCGGCCTGTGGGTGTACTGCTATCCTATCTTTCCCTGGTACTGCTGGGCATTGCAGCCTATCTTTATCTGCCGGTATCTCTCATGCCCAATCTCGACATTCCTACCATTACTGTACGGATAAAACAGGCAGAAGCATCTGCCAACGATATTGAGCAACATATTACCAGTCCACTCCGGGAGCGACTGCGTCAGTTAAGCGGACTGGAAGATATCAATAGCGTTACACAGGAAGGTAGCGCACAACTGCAGCTGCAATTCACACATGGTACCAATATTCACCTCTCATTTATTGAGGTGAATGAGCAAATAGACTTATCGATGAATGACCTCCCACGGGATGCCGCCAGGCCGCAGGTAATAAAAGCCAGCAGTACAGACATTCCCGCCTTTTTTTGTAATATCCGGCTGGCTGCGGAAAGCGACCCGACTGCATTTGGCCGCCTGTGTGATCTTGCAGAAAAAGTGATAAAAAAAAGGATTGAGCAGCTTCCTGAAGTGGCCATGACTGATATCACCGGGCTTAACAAACAACGTATCCTGATCGTTCCCGACGAGAATAAGTTACGCACCCTTAACATTCAACCCGGTAATATCCAGCAGTTGCTGCAGGAAAATAATCTGCAACTGGGGAATATTATGGTAAAGGACGGCCAATATCAATATTATCTGCATTTCAGCAGCAACCTGTATAGTTCTGATGATGCAGCCAATATACCTGTTAATATCAAAGGAAGATTGATACAACTGAAGGACCTGGGCGACATCCGGATCCAGGATATTCCACCTACCGGCGGCTTTTATGCCGGTAGTCAGCAGGCTGTTAATCTCGCTGTTATCAAACAACCGGGAGCCCGGATGGCAGATCTTCAGCATGATTTCCGGATACTGATAAATGTGATGCGTAAAGACTATCCGGATCTCAGGTTTGAAATTGCCCAGGACCAGTCGACGCTGCTGGATTACGCCATCAGCAATCTTCAGCAGGATCTTCTGCTGGGAGGCACCCTCGCCATAGTGCTCGTATTGTTGTTTATCAGAAAAGTCAGGCTGGCTCTACTGATCGGCCTGGTGATTCCGGTGTCGCTGGTACTCTGTCAGTTACTTTTCTATTGCTTCCATGTTTCCCTGAACATTATTTCGCTCAATGGCCTGATACTGGGACTGGGCATGATTATCGACAACTCGATTGTGGTGATTGATAATATTACCCAGTATATCGACGAAGGGATGCCTTTGCGTAATGCCTGTGTTATTGGTACTTCGGAAGTAGCCAAACCACTATTCACCTCGTTGCTGACCAACTGTTCTATTTTTCTGCCGCTTATATTCCTCAGCGGAATGGCTGGCGCATTGTTCTATGAACAAGCTATATCTATGACCACCGGCATTTTTGTTTCCATGATAGTGTCGCTGACATTGTTGCCTGTATTGTACCGGCTGGTAAAACGGACGCCTGTTATTCCGTCCGGACGTAGTGCGGTAGATCGTGACGGCTATCTGGACCGCCTATACGAAAAAGGATTACATCTGGCAATGAAATTGCCTCGTACGATGCTCATAGGTAATCTGCTAATGGTAATAGCAGCTGTTATAGCTTTTAACAAGATGTCATGGGAACGGTTTCCAGACCTTGATGCACACAATGTAGAGCTGCGTGTAAACTGGAATGAACCACTTTCATACGAGGAAAATAATGCGCGGATAAAAGCTATGATGGACCAACTAAGTAAAAACATCTCCCTATACAACTGTTGGATAGGCCAGCAACAATATATGATCAACCGGAACTATGACATGGATGCAACCCAGGCGCTGGTTTATATAGAAACTACAGAGGCCCGCCAGCTAAAAGAAATAAAACGGGAAGTAAGTAATTACTTTCATGAACATTATATATCTGCAGACTTCCGTTTTACCCCGGCAGCAACACCGCTGGAACAATTGTTTGGGCAACAACAGGCGCCACTGGTATTACAACTATATCATAATGGCAACCGGCAGATGCCTGATATTGCATCTTCCACAACAATGGTCGGAGAAATCAATCGCCTGGCTCCTACTGTTAAAATTCCTCCTCCGGCATTGCGTAAAAATCTAAAAGTACATATCAATTATGAACTACTGGCGTTATATAATATCCAGCCTGCTGCAATAATGAATACCCTGTCCTCAAAATTAAAGGCGAAACAAATTGATGAAATACAGGGTAGTGCTGCAATGATACCGGTAGTAATCGGCACTGATTCGGCGATAACACCCGATGAATTGCTAAGTGACCTGTTTGTTTACAATGGTTCGGGAAAATCCTTTCCCGTAAAGTCATTCGTCAGCATCACTGATGAATACGACTATAAATACATTACCGGCGGTGCACAGGGTTTGTATTATCCTATTGATGTCAGTACGCCTGATCCCGGAAAGGAATTAAGATTACTAAGGCCGCTCATAAAAAAGTATCCACCTCCGACCCTGGAAGTAAAAGGCAGCTATTTTTACAATCAGCAGCTGGTCCGCGAATTAGGGTTTATTCTCCTTATCTCTGTTCTGTTACTCTATTTCATTCTGGCGGCCCAGTTCGAGTCACTGCTACAACCAGTGATCATTTTGGTGGAACTCCCGTTGGATATGGCCGGAGCAGTACTACTGCTTTATGTTACCGGCTCCAGTATTAACCTGATGTCGATGATAGGACTGATAGTAATGTGCGGGATCATTATCAATGATTCTATCCTGAAAATCGATGCTATTAACCAGCTGGTTAATAGCGGAGTTGCGCTTGACAGTGCTATTCATACCGCCGGGAAGAAAAGATTGCATTCAATTGTAATGATCACCTTAACCACCACGGGCACCTTATTACCCACACTTTTTATGCGTGATCCGGGTAGTCTGTTGCAGCAACCATTGGTAATTGCCTTAATCGGCGGAATGATCCCCGGTATGTTTGTGAGCCTGCTGGTGATCCCTATGTTATACCGTTTCTTTTATCTCCGGAAAAACCGGCATCACATCACTCTTAAAAAAATCAATATACCAGATGAAGTGGCTTCACTATAG
- a CDS encoding efflux RND transporter permease subunit — MPQALHPQRISPFSTVIIFTVLTAIGVFITPLLAVKLMPEHDLNSLVVHCNLPGSSPEATELQVTSHLEDAVAGLNGVKSIRSISGAGTATVYITLDKWTDPAVFRLEASSLLRQLYPQLPLGASYPNITVNRSGIDNAYEGFLVYELHGASDAQTLTQYAQEQLQPLLAGIRHIKQISIAGAPPQYWELTCIDTLMQQIHINTNDIIKVLHSLLTRGDAGITIQSTRQLHLIKNDNTQDPVQILDLPVKRVNNRLIRLGDIARLQLAEAPPSSYQRINGRPVVTLSISADPQANTLLLKKQISQAMQQQLPPGYYLQLAYDSTEYLEAELSSLYIRTGLSVAILLLFVWLVTRKLTHLLVVVVSMIVNIFLSFIGYYICRLDIHLYSLAGITISLGLTIDNSIIIIEDLEQQKKGRVFFAILASTLTSVIALSVIFFLDERQQLNLVDFAIAILINLIVSLPVVFFFTPALYQLMHVSLRQQSQHSRHIGRLSIRLQRGYDIVILWLLRHRKKMIIGFILLFGLPVFLIPDEIPTRGKWSHWYNNIAESRAYRQIRPICDKLLGGTLRLFVNTVAYKHPPVEHSNERPSLRVEVLMPPGATLTQIDEIVLEFEKYLSQFHEIALFKTVVSDAQNAGITIFYKPGILRHFPGQLKQRLEDKAMTSGAADFKIYGVGDAFDNTVGNTQMESSFVVKGYNYAQLYHFATRLKQVLQRIPRVDDIFLSPFTAVNQSSTYAYHLRIYDKQLMQLLQTTAGNLAGSLNSRNERSVPVNDMLYEDTYLPLKVHSHASGAIALWELMQAPTPLSDSQHIRISNLATVEKEKTNQAVVKENHAFVLNILYKFTGTFEQNKLMQKDIIKSIRKDLPYGYHIDTGSNYYSSSDSGYHRYILLIAAFVLAIYLVCAILLESLLLPLAVILMIPVSFIGVFLTFYYLDIAFGDGGYASLLMLCGIVTNGALYVVNDMQHLKKQRPGLDRRRTFLKAFMHKGVPIFITTLSAVLSMLPFMLNGSEQGFWYTLSVGTTGGLLFSFIGTCLLLPLCLRLNKAV, encoded by the coding sequence ATGCCACAAGCATTACATCCACAAAGGATATCTCCTTTTAGCACCGTTATTATTTTTACAGTACTGACGGCTATCGGGGTATTTATAACGCCTTTGCTGGCTGTTAAGCTGATGCCGGAACATGACCTCAACAGCCTGGTAGTTCATTGTAATCTTCCCGGGAGTAGCCCTGAAGCCACAGAATTACAGGTCACCTCTCACCTGGAGGATGCTGTGGCCGGGCTAAATGGTGTGAAGAGCATCCGATCAATTTCGGGTGCCGGTACCGCCACCGTATATATCACCTTAGACAAATGGACCGATCCGGCGGTGTTCAGGCTGGAAGCCTCCTCCCTCCTACGTCAGCTCTATCCGCAATTGCCTTTGGGTGCAAGCTATCCCAATATCACAGTAAACAGATCAGGTATAGATAATGCCTATGAGGGATTCTTAGTATATGAGCTTCATGGCGCATCAGATGCGCAGACGCTCACTCAATATGCACAGGAACAACTGCAACCCCTGCTGGCCGGAATCAGGCATATCAAACAAATCAGCATAGCTGGCGCGCCTCCGCAATATTGGGAGCTCACCTGCATTGACACACTAATGCAGCAAATTCATATCAATACCAATGATATCATCAAAGTGCTCCATTCCCTGCTTACACGTGGTGATGCCGGCATCACCATACAATCCACCCGTCAGCTGCATCTGATTAAAAATGATAACACACAGGATCCTGTTCAGATACTGGACCTCCCGGTTAAACGGGTCAATAACCGTCTTATCAGGCTGGGCGATATCGCGAGGCTGCAACTGGCTGAAGCTCCACCTTCCAGTTATCAGCGTATCAACGGCCGGCCGGTGGTTACACTTAGTATCTCGGCTGATCCACAGGCAAACACCCTGCTACTGAAAAAGCAAATCAGCCAGGCAATGCAACAGCAGCTCCCTCCCGGATACTATTTACAGCTGGCCTACGATTCCACAGAATACCTGGAGGCTGAATTGAGTAGTCTCTATATACGCACTGGCCTGTCTGTGGCAATACTGCTGCTATTCGTATGGCTGGTTACCCGGAAACTCACCCACCTCCTGGTGGTGGTTGTCAGTATGATCGTGAATATCTTCCTTTCTTTTATCGGCTATTACATCTGCAGGCTTGATATTCACCTCTATTCACTTGCCGGCATTACTATTTCGCTGGGACTCACCATAGATAACAGTATCATCATCATTGAAGACCTGGAGCAACAGAAAAAGGGCCGGGTATTTTTTGCTATCCTCGCTTCCACACTTACTTCGGTGATAGCATTATCCGTCATATTTTTCCTCGACGAGCGGCAACAGCTAAACCTTGTTGATTTTGCCATTGCTATTCTTATTAATCTTATTGTATCGTTACCGGTTGTATTTTTCTTTACGCCTGCTTTATATCAATTAATGCATGTGTCGTTGAGGCAACAGTCTCAGCATAGTCGTCATATCGGCCGCCTGAGCATCAGGCTGCAGCGGGGTTATGATATCGTTATACTGTGGTTACTAAGGCATCGGAAAAAAATGATCATAGGATTTATTCTGCTCTTTGGATTGCCTGTTTTTCTGATCCCCGACGAGATACCTACGAGGGGGAAATGGTCGCACTGGTATAACAATATCGCTGAAAGCCGTGCTTACCGCCAGATTCGCCCCATATGTGATAAACTATTGGGAGGTACCTTACGACTCTTTGTTAATACCGTAGCATACAAACATCCTCCGGTAGAACACAGCAACGAGCGTCCCAGTTTACGGGTGGAGGTATTAATGCCACCAGGGGCTACCCTTACTCAGATCGATGAAATAGTACTTGAATTCGAAAAATATCTTTCTCAGTTTCATGAAATAGCACTATTTAAAACCGTTGTAAGTGATGCACAGAACGCCGGTATCACTATCTTTTATAAACCCGGTATTTTGAGGCATTTCCCAGGCCAGCTGAAGCAAAGACTTGAAGATAAAGCTATGACTTCCGGCGCTGCCGATTTTAAGATATACGGGGTTGGGGATGCTTTCGACAATACTGTTGGCAATACACAGATGGAAAGCAGTTTTGTAGTAAAAGGATATAACTATGCACAGCTTTATCACTTTGCAACCCGGCTAAAGCAGGTGCTGCAACGTATTCCCCGGGTAGATGATATCTTCCTGTCGCCCTTTACTGCTGTAAATCAGTCTTCGACCTATGCCTATCACCTACGCATATACGACAAACAGCTGATGCAGTTGCTGCAAACCACAGCCGGCAACCTCGCAGGGTCTTTAAACAGCCGGAATGAGCGTTCTGTTCCTGTCAATGATATGCTGTACGAAGACACCTATCTGCCGCTAAAAGTGCATAGCCATGCCTCAGGCGCCATAGCTCTCTGGGAGCTGATGCAGGCCCCCACCCCATTGAGCGACAGTCAGCACATCCGGATCAGTAACCTTGCGACTGTTGAAAAAGAAAAAACAAACCAGGCGGTTGTCAAAGAAAATCATGCCTTTGTATTAAACATACTGTACAAGTTTACAGGCACTTTTGAGCAGAATAAATTAATGCAGAAAGATATCATAAAAAGTATCCGGAAAGACCTGCCCTATGGATACCATATTGATACCGGGAGCAATTACTATTCCTCTTCCGATAGCGGTTATCATCGGTACATTTTGCTTATAGCAGCATTTGTTCTTGCTATTTACCTTGTATGCGCCATCTTACTGGAATCGCTGTTACTGCCACTGGCTGTGATCCTGATGATTCCTGTTTCTTTCATTGGAGTGTTTCTTACTTTCTACTACCTGGATATTGCCTTTGGAGACGGAGGCTATGCTTCCCTGCTTATGTTGTGTGGTATTGTCACCAATGGTGCGCTATATGTGGTTAACGACATGCAGCACCTGAAAAAACAACGTCCGGGCCTGGATAGAAGGCGAACCTTCCTCAAGGCATTTATGCACAAAGGAGTGCCTATTTTTATTACCACTCTTTCCGCTGTGCTAAGCATGCTACCCTTTATGCTGAACGGCAGTGAACAGGGATTCTGGTATACCTTGTCTGTTGGCACTACCGGAGGATTACTGTTTTCGTTTATTGGTACCTGTTTGTTATTACCACTATGCTTGCGATTAAATAAAGCTGTATGA
- a CDS encoding efflux RND transporter periplasmic adaptor subunit codes for MKTSSSFQQILIPGITAIVLQACSTGQATLPPEKTVNIFNDTTSISYFKLTRKNFHKELVCNGKLSARRKAQLRFRQAGQITAVNLQNGMHVEQGQVIASLDRNRLANALEARKIHLAQSRLDYEDRLLTMGYNAKDSASLPPGINQAALIRSGYKQNMIELSEAAMDYDQAEIRAPFAGIIAGLDIQPYNMSDTYSKGCLLIDDSEFIVDFNVMESELPFIKASQEVSVSPFNDPILALPGRIVAINPVVEETGLISVRALVPNKGRQLLDGMNVRIKAQQQLKRQLVVPKTAIVERQGRKVVFTYEGGYAIWHYVETGTENSEFSTILSGLQENDNIISKGSFNLAHHKPVKAMPVAQP; via the coding sequence ATGAAAACCAGTTCTTCCTTCCAGCAAATATTAATACCCGGCATAACCGCCATTGTGCTGCAGGCATGCAGTACAGGACAGGCTACACTTCCGCCGGAAAAAACGGTAAATATCTTCAACGATACCACCAGCATCAGCTATTTTAAACTTACCCGCAAAAACTTTCACAAAGAACTGGTATGTAATGGTAAATTAAGCGCCCGTCGTAAAGCCCAGTTGCGCTTCCGGCAGGCGGGGCAGATTACTGCTGTAAACCTGCAAAATGGCATGCATGTGGAACAGGGACAGGTCATTGCGTCGCTGGATCGTAACCGGTTGGCGAACGCACTGGAAGCAAGAAAAATACATCTTGCGCAGTCGCGGTTGGATTATGAAGACCGTCTGCTGACAATGGGGTATAACGCGAAGGATTCCGCCTCGTTGCCTCCCGGCATCAACCAGGCCGCGCTGATCCGCAGTGGGTACAAACAAAACATGATCGAGCTTTCCGAAGCTGCTATGGACTATGACCAGGCCGAGATCCGTGCTCCCTTCGCCGGCATTATTGCCGGTCTTGATATACAGCCTTACAACATGAGCGACACCTATAGCAAAGGCTGCCTGCTGATAGACGATAGTGAATTCATTGTTGATTTCAACGTCATGGAATCGGAGCTGCCATTCATAAAAGCAAGTCAGGAAGTTAGTGTCAGCCCCTTTAACGATCCGATACTGGCACTTCCCGGGAGAATAGTGGCAATTAATCCGGTCGTAGAGGAAACAGGACTGATCAGTGTCAGGGCATTGGTACCCAATAAAGGCAGGCAATTGCTCGATGGTATGAATGTTCGGATTAAAGCACAACAGCAGCTCAAAAGGCAGCTGGTTGTCCCTAAAACAGCTATCGTAGAAAGACAGGGAAGGAAAGTTGTATTTACTTATGAGGGGGGATATGCTATATGGCATTATGTAGAAACAGGAACAGAAAACAGCGAATTCAGTACCATTTTATCTGGTCTTCAGGAAAATGATAACATTATATCCAAAGGCAGCTTCAATCTTGCTCACCATAAACCAGTGAAAGCAATGCCTGTTGCACAACCTTAA